In Paenibacillus guangzhouensis, a single window of DNA contains:
- a CDS encoding DUF5696 domain-containing protein, with translation MSGKLKISLGILSAGMVICGLIALGMPESESMDRTAQKAVQEIGSNTVKTKSYQNVKTASASGMVQSSSEKVTVNTAEELAALQQMKLVTQNETLMLYVNEETAVIAVKDKRDGYIWFSNPVDRDQDPIASPLYKSEMSAQLLVAYYNGKGQINTFNSFDDSVNKKQFKITNVDQGVKIIYQLGKISKSFANIPQKISKQRFDDMILSKLPDQDARDSMTYKFKLDEQTQIYEVRKLKDFVAEEISAKLTEIGYTNEEAAKDNAENGVTEAAEDDGPQFTIPLEYVLDGNELVARVPSQEIQYAKSYPIATLQVLKYFGAAHEKKQGYMFVPDGSGALIYLNNNKKNTEPYDMPVYGPDGTFDVKERIQTNEVTRMPVFGMKQNDHAMIGVIEAGDGLSSITADISGRNDSYNTIASKFNLVSMDFYTLTSGTKSSSVPMFQTKPYAGDYTVRYGFLSGSKANYSGMAGVYRDYLVKKYDMKKLEAKAEAPLVLEVEGAFQKQKSFLGVPYQSTESLTTFDEARELLSTLKEKGVQQVDMRYVGWFNGGIRHTSPTSVKAVGALGGNGDFRKLVDYAKQENIGLYPDVAFQAKYKGSSDAATFLDGQKASIYQYDPVMYVKDTLKFSHYLLSPAVLGETVDRFASKYATYDVPGVSLRDLGNELHSDFAKDQSVNRQEALQIAEEQVAKLKQQTKNVMVDGGNVYTLPSANVIVNAPIRSSQLNITDEDIPFYQMALHGYVDLAGAPMNAQHATDPRIPLLRAMETGSNLFYQWYAADASVIKDSDYNGLYGLHYQDWMDQAVANYQEVKSQLGAVRHQTITGHRKLAEGVVETTFEQGTRVIINYNNTPIQAEGHSIDGLGYWVGGE, from the coding sequence ATGTCCGGTAAGTTGAAAATATCCCTTGGCATCCTGAGCGCCGGAATGGTGATCTGTGGCCTGATCGCGCTAGGCATGCCTGAATCCGAATCGATGGATCGTACAGCGCAGAAGGCGGTTCAAGAGATCGGAAGCAACACCGTCAAGACGAAATCGTACCAGAATGTGAAGACGGCCTCGGCATCCGGGATGGTTCAGTCAAGTTCGGAGAAGGTGACAGTGAATACCGCCGAAGAGCTGGCTGCACTCCAGCAAATGAAGCTGGTAACACAAAATGAGACGTTGATGCTCTATGTGAATGAAGAGACGGCAGTAATTGCGGTCAAGGATAAGCGAGACGGGTATATCTGGTTCTCCAACCCTGTCGATCGGGATCAGGATCCGATTGCTTCGCCGCTCTATAAATCCGAGATGTCTGCGCAGCTGCTCGTTGCGTACTACAACGGGAAAGGCCAGATTAATACATTCAATAGCTTCGATGATAGCGTCAACAAGAAACAGTTCAAGATCACGAACGTGGATCAAGGGGTCAAAATTATCTATCAGCTGGGGAAAATCTCGAAATCTTTCGCGAATATCCCGCAGAAAATCAGCAAGCAGCGGTTCGACGATATGATTCTGAGCAAGCTGCCGGACCAGGACGCTCGTGATTCTATGACCTATAAGTTCAAATTGGATGAGCAGACGCAAATCTATGAGGTCCGTAAATTGAAAGATTTCGTCGCCGAAGAGATTTCTGCGAAGTTAACAGAAATTGGATACACGAATGAAGAGGCTGCCAAAGACAATGCCGAGAATGGCGTCACGGAAGCAGCGGAGGATGATGGTCCCCAGTTCACGATTCCGCTCGAATATGTGCTTGATGGCAATGAACTTGTCGCTCGTGTGCCTAGTCAGGAGATTCAATATGCGAAATCGTATCCGATCGCAACGCTGCAGGTGCTCAAATATTTCGGTGCGGCACACGAGAAGAAACAGGGATACATGTTCGTGCCAGACGGTTCGGGTGCTCTCATTTACTTGAACAATAACAAGAAGAACACGGAACCGTATGACATGCCTGTCTATGGTCCGGATGGAACGTTTGATGTCAAAGAGCGCATCCAAACGAATGAAGTCACACGTATGCCTGTGTTCGGTATGAAGCAGAACGATCATGCGATGATTGGCGTCATTGAAGCGGGTGACGGGTTGTCCAGCATCACCGCGGATATTAGCGGACGGAATGATTCGTACAATACGATCGCAAGTAAATTCAATTTGGTATCCATGGACTTCTATACGCTGACATCGGGGACGAAGTCGAGTTCCGTGCCGATGTTCCAGACGAAGCCATACGCTGGCGACTATACCGTTCGATATGGATTCCTGTCGGGAAGTAAGGCGAATTATTCCGGAATGGCTGGCGTCTACCGCGATTATTTGGTGAAGAAATATGATATGAAGAAGCTGGAGGCGAAGGCAGAAGCGCCGCTGGTGCTGGAAGTGGAAGGCGCCTTCCAGAAGCAGAAGTCGTTCCTGGGTGTTCCGTATCAATCCACCGAATCGTTAACGACCTTCGATGAAGCGCGTGAACTGCTAAGCACCTTGAAAGAGAAAGGCGTGCAACAGGTTGATATGCGTTATGTCGGTTGGTTCAATGGTGGCATTCGGCATACGTCACCAACATCGGTGAAGGCTGTAGGCGCACTCGGCGGCAATGGCGACTTCCGCAAGCTCGTCGACTATGCGAAGCAAGAGAACATCGGGCTCTATCCCGATGTCGCTTTCCAAGCGAAATATAAAGGATCATCGGATGCAGCGACCTTCTTAGACGGACAGAAAGCAAGCATCTATCAATACGATCCAGTGATGTATGTCAAAGATACATTGAAGTTCTCGCATTACTTATTATCGCCAGCAGTGTTAGGGGAAACGGTGGATCGATTTGCATCGAAGTATGCGACGTACGATGTTCCGGGCGTGTCGCTCCGTGATTTGGGCAATGAACTGCATTCGGATTTTGCAAAGGATCAATCTGTGAACAGACAGGAAGCGCTGCAGATTGCTGAGGAGCAAGTGGCCAAATTGAAGCAACAGACGAAAAATGTCATGGTGGATGGCGGGAACGTCTATACGCTGCCAAGCGCGAACGTGATCGTCAATGCGCCGATTCGGAGCAGTCAGCTGAATATTACGGATGAAGATATTCCTTTCTATCAGATGGCGCTTCATGGATATGTGGATCTCGCAGGCGCACCGATGAATGCGCAGCATGCGACGGATCCAAGAATTCCTCTGCTTCGTGCAATGGAGACGGGCTCGAACCTGTTCTATCAATGGTACGCGGCAGATGCTTCGGTCATCAAAGACTCGGATTACAATGGGCTATACGGGCTTCATTACCAGGATTGGATGGATCAAGCCGTCGCGAATTATCAAGAGGTGAAGTCGCAGCTCGGCGCGGTGAGACATCAGACCATTACGGGTCATCGTAAGCTTGCTGAGGGTGTTGTCGAGACGACATTCGAACAAGGCACGAGAGTGATCATTAACTATAACAACACGCCGATACAAGCCGAAGGTCATTCGATCGACGGGCTCGGCTATTGGGTAGGCGGTGAGTAA
- a CDS encoding YIP1 family protein produces the protein MKRILALLFAITLFAGFTTPAAQAASDETYNYNYWGQTVPAPSPYEEQRVMYGRDWGMKELSSPQDIYVGSNRLIYIADTGNDRIIVLNDQFETARILSEFQHDGKTDTFNKPEGVFYNRYDGHLFIADTQNKRIVELDEEGKFVRQIGDPKSTLIREGFQYTPIKVIVDKAQRIYVISRGSYEGIMEFDTDGAFNGFIGTNRVKFSPVDLFWKRISTKSQREQMQLFIPLEFNNMDIDADGFIYTTTSEEKSDQPIKRLNASGVDILRDKGYFPPKGDIHTLDIGSAPGSSIFVDVVSDEGGIYNALDSKRGRIFTYDKDGNLLYVFGGLGSQQGKFRTPSAIAMLDDKLLVLDKDYNRLSLFRPTHYGSLIREAVISLYNGQAEQSTAAWQKVLQMNGNLEVAYIGIGKSLLKNGDNHGAMKYFELGNNRENYSEAFKRYRKEIVFDYFGMIVLTIALVIGGSIAAVKLAGRRKAQQHYVDVGSIKSPFYTMVHPFNGFWEMKYEKKGKVKIVLVMVALLVLFTIIKRQYSGFVVNFNNPNELNSINELKFIVLPFILWCVANWSLTTLMDGEGKFRDIVMATGYALMPFIIIYLPQTLYSNLITGSESSFYYILDAIAFIWFIWLLFIGTMTVHQYSASKTVVTMLLTLVVIGIMVFLGVLFFSMLQQMANFVISIYRELSFRF, from the coding sequence TTGAAAAGAATACTTGCCTTGTTGTTCGCCATAACGCTCTTCGCCGGATTTACGACGCCAGCTGCACAAGCTGCATCGGATGAGACCTACAATTATAACTATTGGGGCCAGACCGTACCCGCACCTAGCCCTTACGAAGAGCAGCGAGTCATGTATGGAAGAGACTGGGGCATGAAGGAGTTATCTTCCCCGCAGGATATTTACGTGGGGAGTAACCGACTCATCTATATTGCAGATACAGGCAATGATCGCATCATTGTGCTGAATGATCAATTCGAGACGGCGCGCATCCTCTCGGAGTTCCAGCATGACGGGAAGACCGATACGTTCAACAAGCCGGAAGGCGTGTTCTATAACCGGTATGACGGACATCTGTTCATCGCCGATACGCAGAATAAACGGATCGTAGAGTTAGATGAGGAAGGAAAGTTCGTTCGTCAGATCGGCGATCCGAAATCCACCTTGATCAGGGAAGGGTTCCAATACACGCCGATCAAAGTGATCGTCGACAAAGCGCAGCGGATCTACGTGATCAGCCGCGGCTCGTATGAAGGAATCATGGAATTCGATACAGATGGCGCGTTCAATGGCTTCATTGGGACGAACCGCGTGAAATTCAGCCCAGTAGATCTGTTCTGGAAACGCATCTCGACCAAATCGCAGCGGGAGCAAATGCAGCTCTTCATCCCGCTCGAATTCAACAATATGGATATCGATGCAGATGGATTCATCTATACGACAACGTCGGAAGAGAAGTCCGATCAACCGATCAAACGGCTGAATGCATCAGGAGTCGATATTTTGAGAGACAAAGGCTATTTCCCGCCTAAAGGGGATATTCATACCCTCGATATCGGGAGTGCGCCGGGAAGTTCGATCTTCGTCGATGTCGTATCGGATGAAGGCGGTATCTACAATGCGCTCGATTCGAAACGCGGACGTATTTTTACCTATGACAAGGACGGGAATTTGCTCTATGTCTTCGGCGGATTAGGCAGTCAACAGGGGAAATTCCGTACGCCTTCCGCGATTGCGATGCTGGATGACAAGCTGCTCGTGCTCGACAAGGATTACAATCGTCTCTCGTTATTCCGGCCGACGCATTACGGCAGCCTGATTCGGGAAGCGGTCATCTCGCTCTATAACGGACAGGCGGAGCAATCGACAGCCGCTTGGCAGAAGGTGCTCCAAATGAACGGGAACCTTGAGGTCGCCTACATCGGGATTGGGAAATCGTTGTTGAAGAATGGCGACAACCATGGCGCGATGAAATATTTCGAGCTCGGGAACAACCGCGAGAATTACTCCGAAGCGTTCAAGCGTTATCGCAAAGAAATCGTGTTCGACTATTTCGGTATGATTGTCTTGACTATCGCCCTCGTCATTGGCGGCAGTATCGCGGCTGTGAAGCTCGCAGGTCGACGCAAGGCGCAGCAGCATTATGTCGATGTCGGCTCGATCAAGAGTCCATTCTATACCATGGTGCATCCGTTCAATGGATTCTGGGAAATGAAGTATGAGAAGAAGGGCAAAGTCAAAATCGTCTTGGTCATGGTTGCCTTGCTTGTCCTATTTACGATTATCAAAAGGCAATACAGCGGATTCGTCGTGAACTTCAACAATCCGAATGAGCTGAACAGTATTAATGAATTGAAGTTTATCGTATTGCCTTTCATCTTATGGTGTGTAGCCAACTGGTCATTAACGACCTTGATGGACGGCGAAGGGAAATTCCGAGATATCGTCATGGCGACAGGATATGCCTTGATGCCGTTCATTATCATTTATTTGCCACAGACGCTCTATAGCAATCTGATTACGGGCAGTGAGAGCTCCTTCTATTATATTCTCGATGCGATTGCGTTCATCTGGTTTATATGGCTCTTATTCATCGGTACGATGACGGTGCATCAATATTCGGCTTCGAAGACGGTTGTCACGATGTTGTTAACCTTAGTCGTGATCGGCATCATGGTCTTCCTCGGCGTGTTGTTCTTCAGCATGCTGCAGCAAATGGCCAACTTCGTCATATCGATATACCGCGAGCTGTCGTTCAGATTCTAA
- a CDS encoding carbohydrate ABC transporter permease, protein MNMKLIMKKRLNRSWAVDLLLFLLLGSVAFFMAIPLIFTISNAFKPIDEIFVFPPRMLVRHPTLKNFTDLVNIFSDSWVPFSRYVFNTFFIAITGTVGHVIIASAAAYPLAKIRFPGRNFLFSIVVMSLMFTAYVTQVPNYMTISWLNLINTYWAILLPSFGMTLGLYLMKQFMEQIPDALLEAAKIDGASEYRIFWTIVMPIVKPAWLTLIIFSLQSLWTNGSVTSHKYIYSEQLKTVDYVFGQVASGGLVRTGPVAAVTLLMMAVPITVFIVTQSNIIQTMSTSGLKE, encoded by the coding sequence ATGAATATGAAATTGATAATGAAGAAGCGTCTGAATCGTTCGTGGGCCGTAGATCTTCTGCTCTTCCTGCTGCTTGGCAGCGTGGCTTTCTTTATGGCGATTCCGCTCATCTTTACCATTAGTAATGCATTCAAGCCGATTGATGAGATTTTCGTCTTCCCGCCAAGAATGCTGGTACGCCATCCGACACTGAAGAACTTTACGGATTTGGTGAACATTTTCTCCGATTCGTGGGTGCCGTTCTCACGTTACGTCTTTAATACCTTTTTTATTGCAATTACGGGTACGGTAGGACACGTGATTATTGCTTCCGCAGCAGCCTATCCGCTGGCGAAGATCCGTTTCCCAGGGCGTAACTTCTTGTTCAGCATCGTAGTTATGTCCCTAATGTTTACCGCTTATGTTACGCAAGTGCCGAACTATATGACGATCTCGTGGCTGAACCTGATCAATACGTATTGGGCGATCCTGCTTCCGTCGTTCGGGATGACGCTTGGATTGTACTTGATGAAGCAATTCATGGAACAAATTCCCGATGCGCTCCTAGAAGCAGCGAAGATTGATGGTGCCAGCGAATATCGGATTTTCTGGACGATTGTGATGCCGATCGTGAAGCCGGCTTGGCTGACATTGATTATTTTCTCATTGCAAAGCTTGTGGACGAACGGTTCTGTGACGAGCCATAAGTACATCTATAGCGAGCAGCTGAAGACCGTCGATTATGTGTTCGGGCAAGTTGCAAGCGGGGGATTGGTGCGTACCGGACCGGTCGCGGCTGTGACGCTGCTAATGATGGCCGTACCGATCACAGTATTCATTGTGACACAGAGTAACATTATCCAGACGATGTCCACGTCCGGTCTGAAAGAGTAG
- a CDS encoding carbohydrate ABC transporter permease — MKQTVMNLNPIGPPETGRHGRVAALRALPARIGRVFREMKKNKHAYALIAPYFLIFGTFTVFPVLMSLALSFTSFNMLEPPKWVGWHNYARLFVQDDIFLIALKNTLLFALITGPISYMACFLFAWLINELPPKLRALLTLILYAPSISGNTYLIWQTLFASDSYGYANSFLMKWGVIMEPIQWLQDPRFMLGILILVQLWLSLGTSFLAFIAGLQNVDRTLYEAGAIDGVRNRWQELWFITLPAMRPQLLFGAVIQITLAFSVAEISIYMIGFPSVDYAAHTIVTHLVDYGSIRFEMGYASAIATVLFTMMLCTNLLTRKLLGKVGE; from the coding sequence ATGAAGCAGACCGTCATGAATCTGAATCCGATCGGGCCTCCTGAGACAGGAAGGCATGGCCGGGTAGCAGCGCTTCGCGCGCTGCCCGCTAGAATCGGTCGAGTATTTCGCGAAATGAAGAAGAATAAGCACGCTTATGCACTCATTGCACCTTACTTTTTAATTTTCGGTACATTTACTGTATTTCCGGTATTGATGTCGCTCGCGCTTAGCTTTACAAGCTTCAACATGTTAGAGCCCCCAAAATGGGTTGGATGGCATAACTATGCGAGATTGTTCGTCCAAGATGATATTTTCCTCATCGCGCTCAAGAATACATTGCTATTCGCATTGATTACGGGACCGATCAGCTACATGGCTTGTTTCTTGTTCGCATGGCTGATTAATGAATTGCCGCCGAAGCTGCGGGCATTGCTCACGCTGATCTTATACGCGCCATCCATCTCAGGTAATACGTATTTGATATGGCAGACGTTATTCGCAAGTGACTCGTATGGTTACGCCAACTCCTTCTTAATGAAGTGGGGCGTTATCATGGAGCCGATTCAGTGGCTGCAGGATCCGCGCTTTATGCTCGGTATTCTCATACTTGTCCAGCTCTGGCTGAGTCTTGGGACGTCATTCCTCGCGTTCATTGCGGGACTGCAGAATGTAGACCGTACGTTGTATGAAGCGGGTGCCATTGACGGGGTTCGAAACCGTTGGCAAGAGTTATGGTTCATTACGCTGCCGGCGATGCGTCCACAGTTATTGTTCGGTGCAGTGATTCAGATTACGCTCGCGTTCTCCGTTGCGGAGATTTCCATCTACATGATTGGATTTCCGAGTGTCGACTATGCTGCGCACACGATTGTTACGCATTTGGTTGACTATGGTTCGATTCGGTTCGAAATGGGTTATGCATCCGCAATCGCAACAGTCTTGTTCACCATGATGCTCTGTACGAATCTCCTGACACGGAAGCTGCTGGGAAAAGTGGGTGAATAA
- a CDS encoding extracellular solute-binding protein, protein MRRSSKKTVFILVTCIAIACTPLWWVGGEARQVASAEGSSSGMDQALLSTLTGTSKKGGYREYAALHNQANRPSEEIVIEADSFDRTQDMDVTVLDHFEGSTGRSVRTSDSGSIEWKFSVPQDGLYNIGLNYFTVKGKDSDIERELRIDGKIPFTEANSITFQRIWKDESTTFERDERDNDLLPSQIEVPMWQDMLLKDATGYVEEPYAFYFAKGEHTLTLTSVKEPLVIRSIKLTNPQTTPSYETIARTYKERGYKNAQQELKIQAEHATYKSSPTLLAYNDHSSPAVEPYHVSKLRNNAMGGWAWRLPGQWIEWEIDVPEDGLYQIALKNHQNYLRGMAALRTLYIDGQVPFEEVRHVPFPYNSEWQMTVLGKDAENPYEFYLTKGKHSIRFEVTLGDLAPILTAVESSILELNAIYREIISFTGTVPDTFRDYQLEQRIPDMVENFRKQSELLYRVAKTLTGPNGKNDDRTAMLNTLAYQLQDMADRPETVPSRVEQFKTNVGSLGAWLLSVNEQPLAIDYLMISTPKAELPDPTASTWLSLKSSTMAFFASFFENYDDFSEDKSDKAVTVWITSARDQAQTVKKLIDDTFTPKTGIPINIKLVSSDILLPSTVAGEGPDVALQVGNDLPVNYATRNAMQDLSVFPDFEQVKTRFNPSAMVPISYNGGVYALPETQTFPVLFYRKDILEDELHLKVPQTWDDVYEMLPVLQKHNLEFGLPQRGLNTFGNDTGTTDIITIGPNPALTMFLYQNDGELYRNNGMKSGLDSETAVQQFKKWTDFYVNYKIPIQADFANRFRTGEMPIGVIDYTMYNKLSVFAPEIKGLWAFAPVPGTKTADGTIRRETGSGGSATVMFKKTKNKEAAWEFMKWWTSKETQIAFGRQMEIRMGASARYPTANQEALSALPWPTKDFSILKEQMSWVQGVPEVPGGYLTGRNIENAFRRVVVQGDDAREALEYYVRYINEEITLKRQEFNLPTEK, encoded by the coding sequence ATGCGTCGATCCAGCAAGAAAACCGTATTCATCCTTGTAACTTGTATAGCTATAGCATGCACACCTCTCTGGTGGGTGGGCGGCGAGGCGCGTCAAGTCGCATCTGCGGAAGGCAGCAGCAGCGGCATGGATCAAGCCCTCTTATCGACTTTAACCGGAACGAGCAAGAAAGGCGGCTATCGAGAATATGCAGCCTTGCACAACCAGGCGAATCGCCCAAGCGAAGAGATTGTCATTGAAGCGGATTCCTTTGACCGAACGCAAGATATGGATGTGACTGTACTTGATCACTTTGAGGGGTCGACGGGAAGATCCGTACGTACCTCGGATTCGGGTTCGATCGAATGGAAGTTCTCTGTCCCGCAGGACGGTCTATACAACATTGGATTGAACTACTTCACGGTTAAAGGCAAAGATTCGGACATTGAACGGGAACTGCGAATCGACGGGAAAATTCCATTTACCGAAGCAAATAGCATCACGTTCCAGCGGATCTGGAAGGATGAGAGCACGACGTTTGAGCGCGACGAGCGCGATAATGACCTGCTTCCGTCACAAATCGAAGTTCCAATGTGGCAAGACATGCTGTTGAAAGATGCGACAGGCTATGTGGAAGAACCGTATGCGTTCTATTTCGCGAAAGGGGAGCACACGCTGACGCTCACTTCGGTGAAAGAACCACTAGTCATTCGATCGATCAAGCTGACAAATCCGCAAACAACGCCGTCTTATGAGACGATCGCGAGAACATATAAAGAGCGTGGTTACAAGAATGCACAGCAAGAATTAAAGATTCAAGCCGAGCATGCAACGTATAAATCTTCGCCGACACTCCTCGCGTATAATGATCATTCCAGTCCAGCGGTCGAGCCGTACCATGTATCGAAGCTGCGCAACAATGCGATGGGCGGTTGGGCATGGCGGTTGCCTGGTCAATGGATCGAGTGGGAAATCGATGTTCCGGAAGACGGACTCTATCAAATTGCACTCAAAAATCATCAGAACTACCTGCGCGGCATGGCTGCACTTCGAACCTTATATATTGATGGGCAAGTGCCTTTCGAAGAGGTGCGTCACGTGCCGTTCCCATACAATTCGGAATGGCAGATGACGGTACTCGGCAAGGATGCCGAGAATCCGTATGAATTCTATCTGACGAAAGGGAAACACAGTATTCGGTTTGAAGTTACTTTAGGTGATTTGGCGCCGATCTTGACCGCGGTCGAATCCAGCATTCTAGAGTTGAATGCCATCTACCGTGAGATTATCAGCTTCACGGGAACGGTACCGGATACGTTCCGCGATTACCAGCTGGAGCAGCGCATTCCCGATATGGTTGAGAACTTCCGGAAGCAGAGCGAGCTGTTGTATCGCGTTGCAAAGACGTTGACTGGACCGAATGGCAAGAACGATGACCGAACCGCCATGCTGAATACGCTGGCCTACCAACTTCAGGATATGGCGGATCGTCCGGAGACGGTCCCAAGCCGCGTCGAACAGTTCAAGACGAACGTCGGTTCACTCGGCGCATGGCTCTTGTCGGTGAATGAACAGCCTTTAGCGATTGACTATTTGATGATTAGCACGCCGAAGGCAGAGCTGCCAGACCCTACCGCTTCGACATGGTTATCGCTGAAATCGAGCACGATGGCGTTCTTCGCTTCTTTCTTCGAGAATTACGATGATTTCTCGGAAGACAAGAGTGATAAGGCCGTTACCGTGTGGATTACCTCTGCGCGGGACCAAGCCCAGACGGTGAAGAAGCTGATCGATGATACCTTTACACCGAAGACCGGTATCCCGATTAATATCAAGCTTGTCTCCTCGGACATTTTATTGCCATCAACCGTGGCTGGTGAAGGGCCGGATGTTGCGCTTCAAGTCGGCAATGATCTTCCTGTCAACTATGCGACGCGGAATGCGATGCAAGATTTGTCTGTCTTCCCGGATTTCGAGCAGGTGAAGACAAGATTCAATCCGAGCGCGATGGTGCCTATCTCGTATAACGGTGGGGTGTATGCGCTTCCAGAGACGCAGACCTTCCCGGTTCTTTTCTATCGCAAAGATATTCTTGAAGACGAGCTGCATCTGAAAGTACCGCAGACATGGGACGATGTCTATGAGATGCTGCCTGTCCTGCAGAAGCATAATTTAGAGTTCGGACTGCCGCAACGAGGACTGAATACATTCGGAAATGATACGGGGACGACAGATATTATTACGATCGGACCGAACCCCGCGCTTACGATGTTCCTCTATCAGAATGATGGTGAGCTCTACCGGAATAACGGCATGAAGAGCGGACTGGATTCTGAGACAGCCGTTCAGCAATTCAAGAAGTGGACCGATTTCTATGTGAATTACAAAATTCCAATCCAAGCGGATTTCGCGAACCGATTCCGAACGGGTGAAATGCCGATTGGGGTTATCGACTATACGATGTATAACAAATTATCCGTCTTCGCGCCGGAGATCAAAGGATTATGGGCATTCGCGCCGGTGCCAGGCACTAAGACAGCCGATGGTACGATTCGCCGAGAGACCGGCAGCGGCGGTTCAGCGACCGTCATGTTCAAGAAGACGAAGAACAAAGAAGCCGCTTGGGAGTTCATGAAGTGGTGGACGAGTAAAGAGACGCAAATCGCTTTCGGTCGCCAAATGGAGATTCGGATGGGTGCTTCCGCCAGGTATCCAACTGCGAACCAAGAAGCGCTGTCTGCACTTCCTTGGCCGACCAAAGATTTTAGTATTCTCAAAGAGCAAATGAGCTGGGTTCAAGGGGTGCCGGAAGTGCCGGGAGGTTACTTGACAGGCCGAAATATCGAGAATGCGTTCCGCCGTGTCGTCGTTCAAGGGGATGATGCACGCGAAGCGCTTGAATATTATGTCCGCTATATTAATGAAGAAATTACATTGAAGCGCCAAGAATTCAATCTTCCGACTGAGAAATGA
- a CDS encoding ABC transporter substrate-binding protein, translating into MKALKFASYFLTLMLIVSVIGCSKGTDTKPAAEPAAQQEDTTKTEPAKEEPAAAEEKKFDLNGQTVKIGVWWDDADPRTMKDKGPAEEAQIKLIEETEKKYNAKIEFVKFGDYGKYVENFTVTSLSGEPFADIVRLELFWAFPQLVNKEFIQPIDEWIDVKDAKYIDWMRAGGSYKGKQYGIIDSAPSPYGIFYNKTLVQKLGLEDPYELQQKGEWTWDKFREFAKKATKDTNGDGKTDVWGLSGAYGKLKALTEQMVYTNKGSVDKDESGEIKFSLNGPNAVEALQYVSDLFNVDKSIQQPIPDDASKEFVAGKGVMYAGFSWELGGFVENMKGQDLGYVFFPKGPKAEKYVSYTPFGNMWMVSKYSKNAEAALHIIDEISLNEAGRKLSEESWQTSYPNKESMDTRKQMADNIDYISYYAIPDGEKLFEGVVKEITEGKVSPATAIDKVKPQFEANIKKLLDSSK; encoded by the coding sequence ATGAAAGCGCTTAAATTTGCTTCGTACTTCTTAACACTCATGTTGATCGTGAGTGTGATCGGCTGCTCCAAGGGCACCGACACGAAACCGGCTGCAGAGCCAGCGGCACAGCAGGAAGACACAACGAAGACTGAGCCAGCGAAAGAAGAACCAGCTGCAGCAGAAGAGAAGAAATTCGATTTGAATGGGCAGACCGTGAAGATTGGCGTGTGGTGGGATGATGCTGATCCTCGTACGATGAAGGACAAAGGACCTGCGGAAGAAGCGCAGATCAAATTGATTGAGGAAACGGAGAAGAAGTATAACGCGAAGATCGAATTCGTGAAATTCGGCGACTACGGCAAATACGTTGAGAACTTCACTGTGACTTCATTGTCCGGCGAACCGTTCGCGGATATCGTCAGATTGGAATTATTCTGGGCATTCCCGCAGCTCGTGAACAAAGAATTCATTCAACCGATTGATGAGTGGATTGACGTGAAAGACGCGAAGTATATCGACTGGATGAGAGCAGGCGGCAGCTACAAAGGCAAGCAATACGGTATCATCGATTCTGCACCTTCTCCATACGGTATTTTCTACAACAAGACACTTGTTCAGAAGCTTGGACTTGAAGATCCTTATGAGCTTCAGCAAAAAGGCGAGTGGACTTGGGATAAGTTCCGTGAATTTGCGAAAAAAGCAACAAAAGATACGAACGGCGACGGCAAGACAGATGTATGGGGTCTATCCGGTGCTTACGGCAAACTCAAAGCTCTTACAGAGCAAATGGTATATACCAATAAAGGCTCTGTCGACAAGGATGAGAGCGGCGAGATCAAGTTCTCCTTGAATGGTCCGAATGCGGTGGAAGCACTGCAATATGTATCTGACTTGTTCAATGTCGACAAATCGATTCAACAACCGATTCCAGACGATGCGAGCAAAGAGTTCGTTGCTGGTAAAGGCGTAATGTACGCAGGATTCAGCTGGGAGCTTGGGGGCTTCGTTGAGAACATGAAAGGTCAAGATTTAGGCTATGTGTTCTTCCCGAAAGGTCCTAAGGCTGAGAAATATGTATCTTATACACCATTCGGCAACATGTGGATGGTATCCAAATATTCCAAAAATGCAGAAGCAGCGCTTCACATTATTGATGAGATCAGCTTGAACGAAGCGGGAAGAAAATTGTCCGAAGAGTCTTGGCAGACTTCTTATCCGAACAAAGAGTCGATGGATACGCGTAAGCAAATGGCAGATAACATTGACTACATCTCCTACTACGCGATTCCAGACGGCGAGAAATTGTTCGAAGGCGTTGTGAAGGAGATTACGGAAGGTAAAGTATCCCCAGCAACAGCGATCGATAAAGTAAAACCACAATTCGAAGCGAACATCAAGAAATTATTGGATTCCAGCAAATAA